Within Microbacterium oryzae, the genomic segment GCCCTCCCCGCCGTCGTCGCGTACGGTCAGCGTCGTCGGCGCGGTCTCGAGGCCATCCCGCCGCGCGACGACCTCGACTACGCGGCCAACCTGCTGTGGATGACGTTCGGCGAGGAGTTCGACCCGGTCGTCGTCGACGCCTTCAACCGGTCGATGATCCTCTACGCGGAGCACTCGTTCAACGCGTCGACCTTCACCGCGCGCGTGGTGACCTCCACGCTCAGCGACCTCTACTCCGCGGTCACCGCCGCGATCGGCGCGCTGAAGGGGCCGCTGCACGGCGGCGCGAACGAGGCGGTGCTCGACATCTTCGAGGAGATCGGCGACGCCTCGCGGGTGCCGGCCTGGCTCGATGAGGCCCTCGCCGCCAAGCGCAAGATCATGGGCTTCGGGCACCGGGTGTACAAGCGCGGCGACTCGCGCGTGCCCACCATGCGCAAGGCGCTGGAGACGCTCGCCGAGCACTACGACCGGCCCGACGTGCTCGAGCTGTACACGACGCTCGAAGACGAGTTCGTGAGCCGCAAGGGCATCTACCCGAACCTCGACTATCCGTCGGGTCCGGCGTACAGCCTCATCGGCTTCGACACCCTCACCTTCACGCCGCTGTTCGTCGCGGCGCGCGTGACGGGGTGGACCGCGCACATCATGGAGCAGGCGGCGTCGAACGCGCTCATCCGGCCGCTGTCGGCGTACGTCGGCCCCGACGAGCGCCATGTCGAGGGGTACGTGCCCGACGAGACCGACCGGGAGATCGCCGAGCGCCCGGAGGAGTCGGCCTGACCCGAGCGGGCCGCGACGAGGAGGTTCGGATGGCCGAGCGGATCGTGATCGCATCGGGCGCGCGCACGCCCGTGGGCTCGTTCGCGGGCGTCTTCCGCGACGTCGATGCGCACGAGCTCGGCGCGGTGGCCGTGCGCGAGGCGCTCGCTCGAGCCGCCGTCGACCCCGCCGAGGTCGGCGAGGTCGTCATGGGCTGCGTCGCGCAGTACGGGCCCGACGCGTACAACGCGCGGCGCGTCGCACTGGCGGCGGGGCTCGAGCCGCGCGTGCCCGCACTCACGGTGAACCGGCTGTGCGGCTCGGGCGTTCAGGCGATCTGGTCGGGCGCACAGGAGCTGCTGTGGGGCGACGTCGACGTCGTGGTCGCGGGCGGCGACGAGAGCATGTCGCGCACGCCCTTCCTCTCCTACGGTCTGCGCGGCAACAAGCGCTTCGGCGACCGTTCCCTGCACGACGGGACCTTGGCCATCCTCACCGACCCGTTCAGCGGCCGTCACATGGGGACGACCGCCGAGAACGTCGCGGCGCGATACGGCGTCTCGCGTGAGGAGCAGGACGCGTTCGCCCTCGAGAGCCAGCGCCGCGCGGCGACCGATGCCGCACGCGCCGCCTTCGCTGAGGAGATCACGCCCGTGGTCGTCGGGGACGCTCCCGTGACGGTCGACCAGCATCCGCGCCCGGACACGACGCTCGACGCGCTCGCCCGCCTGCGCCCGGTCTTCCAGGAGGGCGGCACGGTCACCGCCGGCAACGCATCGGGCATCAACGACGGTGCCGCGGCGACCGTGCTCATGCGCGAATCGGATGCCCGTGCTCGCGGCATCGCCGGACTCGCGACGATCGAGGCGGTCACGACCGCCGGGATCGACCCCGCGCTCATGGGCTACGCGCCCGCCATCGCGCTGCAGCGGCTCTGGGATCGCACGGGGCTCTCGCCCGATGCCGTCGACGTGTTCGAGGTGAACGAGGCGTTCGCCGCCCAGGCCGTCGCCGTCATCCGCGACGCCGGGCTCGACCCCGCCCGCACGAACCCGTACGGCGGCGCGATCGCGCTCGGGCACCCGGTCGGCGCGACCGGCGCCATCCTCACCGTGCGCGCCGCGCTCGATCTGCAGCGGCGAGACCTGGAGCACGCGGTCGTGACGCTGTGCATCGGCGGCGGGCAGGCGATCGCCGCGCTCCTCCGCCGCTGGGACGGCTGAGCCGGGCAGACCGACCTCGATCGCGGGAGAGCGCTATCCCACGGTCGGAATACTGCTCAAGAGACGCGATTCGTTGCGAAAACCAGCAAGAACCGTGATTCTTCTCGCACAATTCCTCCTCTGAACCACTTCCTCCCGGCGCATTCTTGATGCAACGCGGTTCGCCGCTCCCGAGATTCGCATCACCCCAGGAGATCGCCATGAACACCACCATCGCCGACCACGACACCGACGCCTTCGACTTCCTCGCCACCCCCGTGTGGTTCGAGCGCCACCCCTCGCAGGCCGAGGGCGAGGACTTCTGATCCCCGCAGCCTCGACGCGATGAAGCGCTGCGACGCCCCCTCCACTGTCGGAGGGGGCGTCGCGCTGTCAAGGCCCTCCCTCGACCCCGGTC encodes:
- a CDS encoding thiolase family protein encodes the protein MAERIVIASGARTPVGSFAGVFRDVDAHELGAVAVREALARAAVDPAEVGEVVMGCVAQYGPDAYNARRVALAAGLEPRVPALTVNRLCGSGVQAIWSGAQELLWGDVDVVVAGGDESMSRTPFLSYGLRGNKRFGDRSLHDGTLAILTDPFSGRHMGTTAENVAARYGVSREEQDAFALESQRRAATDAARAAFAEEITPVVVGDAPVTVDQHPRPDTTLDALARLRPVFQEGGTVTAGNASGINDGAAATVLMRESDARARGIAGLATIEAVTTAGIDPALMGYAPAIALQRLWDRTGLSPDAVDVFEVNEAFAAQAVAVIRDAGLDPARTNPYGGAIALGHPVGATGAILTVRAALDLQRRDLEHAVVTLCIGGGQAIAALLRRWDG
- a CDS encoding bifunctional 2-methylcitrate synthase/citrate synthase, producing the protein MSEGIRKGLVGVVVDETAISKVDPESNSLLYRGYPVQELAATQPFEAVAHLLWHGELPSADELAELRAEERRHRVLADEVKAVIDLLPTSAHPMDEVRTAVSALGARVLGGVSAVDAGGTREENLARAIRLFAALPAVVAYGQRRRRGLEAIPPRDDLDYAANLLWMTFGEEFDPVVVDAFNRSMILYAEHSFNASTFTARVVTSTLSDLYSAVTAAIGALKGPLHGGANEAVLDIFEEIGDASRVPAWLDEALAAKRKIMGFGHRVYKRGDSRVPTMRKALETLAEHYDRPDVLELYTTLEDEFVSRKGIYPNLDYPSGPAYSLIGFDTLTFTPLFVAARVTGWTAHIMEQAASNALIRPLSAYVGPDERHVEGYVPDETDREIAERPEESA